The sequence below is a genomic window from Synechococcus sp. PCC 7335.
TTGGAAATTGGTCGGTGGCGCTGCCTGAGGAGTTGTCATAGCCCTAGGTGTCTTTCTACTTCTATAGTGGGTGGATATAGCCAGTATCATGCATTAGGACATCGGCTAGTCGAGTTGCCCGCTGCCATACAACGGTTTCAGCCAATGAACCTGTCCTAAGCAGCTCGGCAGATGTTAGAGTATTCAATCTAGTCAGCGCTTTTGTTTATGGCGGATAGTCGCGTTATTGTCAACGCTCGCCTGCCCCAACGATCAGGACTCCATCAGATCACAGTAGAGGCTAGGCGCATTAGCGCGATCGCCACCCAAGCAGATCGATTGCCTCCTACAGCAGACTCCACAGGCAGTGAAATAGATGTTCAAGGCGATTGGATCTCACCGGGCGCAATCGATCTACAGATCAACGGGGCCAAAGGACTTGCTTTTCCTGATCTGTGCATTGAGCAACTTGATCGATTACAGGATATCTGCGAACTGCTGTGGCAGCAAGGCGTCAGCGGATTTTGTCCAACCCTAGTTACCACGTCTCTGAAAAACTTTCACAGAAGTCTAAAGGCGATACAAGCTTTCCAGGACCATCAAAAGCAGCACTTATTGCCCAATAGCGCCACTGTTTTAGGGGCCCATTTAGAAGGCCCCTTCCTAAACCCAGCAAAGAAAGGGGCCCATCCTAGTGAACATCTACAGCCGCTTACATTAGAAAAACTTAAGCGCGTGGTAGATAAGTTCGCCCAAACTATTCGCATTATCACACTAGCGCCTGAAATAGGCACCGAAACAGACCTTATTCCCTGGCTAATAGAACAGAACATAACCGTTAGTTTGGGTCATTCACTAGCAACCGAAGAACAGGCAAACAAAGCTTTTAGCCAAGGGGCAACGATGGTAACCCATGCTTTCAACGCCATGCCAGGGCTTCACCATAGAGAACCAGGTTTATTAGGAGCAGCACTGACTAACCCCAGCGTCTTTTGCGGCTTCATTGCCGACGGTGAGCATATTAGCAAAACGATGCTTGATTTGTTGCTTCGAGCCGATCGAGCCAGCAGTTGGCAAAACAGCAACGATTCAGATAGGCAGAATCAAAGAACGACTACATTGTTCCTAGTAAGCGATGCGCTTTCTCCACTAGGTTTGCCAGACGGTGTGTATCCGTGGGATAGCCGTCAGATCGCAGTGGTCAATGGCACCGCGCGGCTATTAAATGGAACGCTTTCAGGAACCACGCTGCCGCTCATAGCGGGTGCTCAGAACCTGGTGCAGTGGGGGCTATGCAGCGTGGAAGAAGCAATTACGCTAGTCACCACCACTCCTCGACAAGCTATTCACCACCCTGGGATCCAAATACATCAGCCTGCCCAACTTCTTCGCTGGTCATATCGAAGCGATCAGCTTCGTTGGCAATGGCTGTTATAGATAGTAGCTGTTGGTAGCTGTCCACCTAGCGGCTGACCATCTAGTAACTGATCAGATCAATTAGTGGCAAACGCTATAGTGCAAAAACACTTCATCTGCCTTTACCTGGCAAGACTTAAGTACCAACTGCGGCGTACGAGGCAGCGTAAACCCTAATCCACCAACTGGAGTAGGTGCTGTTTTCCCCCCAATCAGCAATGGGCAAACAGTGAGATACAAATCGTCTATCAGCCCATCGCTGAGCAAAGAGGCAACCAGTTCACCCCCTCCCATAACCACCAAATTTTGAATAGCGGGGCGATCAGCCGCTGATGACAGAGCCGATTTTCCACAGAGCAAATCCTGCATAACAACGTGCCAGTTAAAGGGACGCTCAGTAATCAGAACATGTTCGAATGGCCGCTCAATATCTTTTCCTTTTCTGCCTTCGCGCCAGGACTGCATTCCTTCGAGCGTGGTAATTAGCCAACGAGGAACAGGCTGCTGAAAAAAAGGCCATCCGGGATCAAGGTTGCCAATAGCAGAGCAAACGATTTGAATAGGCTGATCGGGCTGCTGGCGCGATCGCCGATCTGCAATCAAAGTAGCATTCGTTACTGGTAGAGTTGTGCCATAAGCACGCAACGTTCCCGCTCCAAACAGCGTGGCATCAGCTTTCGCAATTTGCGCTTCTAAATGGGCCTTGTCTGCAACAGAAGGAAAACGAGCGGCTGCACGGCTAGCATCCGTGATTTTGCCATCCGCACTCATCGCAAGAACGACAGTAATTCGAGGACGATTGAAGCTACGAGCAAGTGGTGACTGCACAAAAAAAGGGCATATATTACAAAGTATAGGCAAGGCTGTGGTCTGTACGGGGTATCTAGGTTTTGCTCTACTAAGTCATATAGCTAAACCATAGATCTAATAAATCAAATAACCTACAGCCAACCTAGAGCAAGTTACTATTAGTTCTCGAAATATGAAAGTTGACCTATAAAATATTGGCCTATGAAAGTTCGGCTTGGGAAAGAGCCAGTCAAATACACCAGATATAGTTAACGTTCATAGTTAAATCTTTATCATCTTTGTATGAGCAGAGCACAACTTTAAAGCTTTACTAGTTGATCATACGGAATTGGTAGATAAACTAGTGAAAGCATTTTCTTTTGACTATGGCCATTCGTCGACGTTCTTTTCGGCACAATCTACTAGTCAAAATATTAGGATTTAGCCTACCCATTCTGTTCGTTGGTCAAGTAATTACCATCGGCAAAGCGCGTAGTAGCTTACTTATGAGCGCTCAGCAAAACTTGACTAGCAGTGCTATTCGTAAAGCAGAAGGACTCGAAACTGGTATCCAGGCTATAGATGCCAACATTGATTTACTAGCTCAGACAGAAGCCTTCCGCTCAAACGATCTAGAAGCAATACGAGCTACCTTAAACAAGGTAATTCAAGACACTACACCTTATGACATTAGCTGCGTAGAACTCAAGCCGCCTCAGTCAATGGCGGTAATCAATACATGCGATCGCACCATAGTCCCTGATGCCAAACAGGTCCCTTGGTTGCAGAGTGGTAGCGTTGAGATCTCAGATTTCTATGTATTTTCCCCTGGGGTAGAAGCAACCACTGGCTCTCAGTCGAATTCTGCTAAGACAATCTCAGAAGCGGCTTTAGAAGAAACGGTTTCGAATCCACTTTCTGAAGGCGAAGCGATCCTAGAAGACTCTACGCTCCTAGAAGAAACCTCCTCAGAAGAGATTCCAAAAGATAGAGCGCTCATCAAGTTTATTGTTGCTAGCCCTATCTATGGGAAAGACAACAGTTTGCGCTATACCCTAGCGATGGAAGTTGGATTGTTGCAATTGCAAGATACCACCCCACAATCGCTTGTCGGTGAGACGGTAGTCATCGATCAAAATCAAATCATTGTTACTCATCCTGATCCCGCACAGGTCGGTAAAAGCATCGCCGACTTAAGAGAAGCTGACAAGTTCAGCAGCATCATTGAGAACATTAGAGTAGGCAAAAGTGATTTCATCGAATCCGATTCTCTTTCTAGAGAGAACGAGAATTGGTTTGTCGCCTACAGTGGGTTTGATGTACCCGTTAGCCCAAAGCAAGATAGCGTGTGGACAGTCTTAGCGGTCACGCCTTCACGGCGTGCTCTGCATGGTCTTCGTGCGATTCGTCGAGTTCTTATAGTGTGGAATATAGGGCTTCTTATTGCCAGTATTTCAGTAGCGCTTATTGTCTCCAATAGTTTGTCTTTACCCATAGAGAAACTGACTCGCTACACACAAAACGTCAAAGATCTATCGCAGCTACAACCAGCACCGCGAAACTCACATATCTGGGAGCTAGACTATTTAGGCACCGTGATTGAGCGTATGTTGCGCGGCTTGGAAAAAAATTCAAATGATCTCCGAAAGGCTTGGCAAGATGCGCAGACAGCTAACCAGCTGAAAAATGAGTTTCTAGCAAACACCTCACATGAACTTAGAACACCTCTAAACGGCATCATCGGCTCTATCGGCATTCTTAAAGACGGACTGTGTGATTCAAAAGAAGAAGAAAGAGAGTTCTTGGATCAGGCTAACAAAGCCGCTATGCATCTGCTGTCAGTGATTG
It includes:
- the nagA gene encoding N-acetylglucosamine-6-phosphate deacetylase encodes the protein MADSRVIVNARLPQRSGLHQITVEARRISAIATQADRLPPTADSTGSEIDVQGDWISPGAIDLQINGAKGLAFPDLCIEQLDRLQDICELLWQQGVSGFCPTLVTTSLKNFHRSLKAIQAFQDHQKQHLLPNSATVLGAHLEGPFLNPAKKGAHPSEHLQPLTLEKLKRVVDKFAQTIRIITLAPEIGTETDLIPWLIEQNITVSLGHSLATEEQANKAFSQGATMVTHAFNAMPGLHHREPGLLGAALTNPSVFCGFIADGEHISKTMLDLLLRADRASSWQNSNDSDRQNQRTTTLFLVSDALSPLGLPDGVYPWDSRQIAVVNGTARLLNGTLSGTTLPLIAGAQNLVQWGLCSVEEAITLVTTTPRQAIHHPGIQIHQPAQLLRWSYRSDQLRWQWLL
- a CDS encoding RibD family protein, whose translation is MQSPLARSFNRPRITVVLAMSADGKITDASRAAARFPSVADKAHLEAQIAKADATLFGAGTLRAYGTTLPVTNATLIADRRSRQQPDQPIQIVCSAIGNLDPGWPFFQQPVPRWLITTLEGMQSWREGRKGKDIERPFEHVLITERPFNWHVVMQDLLCGKSALSSAADRPAIQNLVVMGGGELVASLLSDGLIDDLYLTVCPLLIGGKTAPTPVGGLGFTLPRTPQLVLKSCQVKADEVFLHYSVCH
- a CDS encoding ATP-binding protein; translated protein: MAIRRRSFRHNLLVKILGFSLPILFVGQVITIGKARSSLLMSAQQNLTSSAIRKAEGLETGIQAIDANIDLLAQTEAFRSNDLEAIRATLNKVIQDTTPYDISCVELKPPQSMAVINTCDRTIVPDAKQVPWLQSGSVEISDFYVFSPGVEATTGSQSNSAKTISEAALEETVSNPLSEGEAILEDSTLLEETSSEEIPKDRALIKFIVASPIYGKDNSLRYTLAMEVGLLQLQDTTPQSLVGETVVIDQNQIIVTHPDPAQVGKSIADLREADKFSSIIENIRVGKSDFIESDSLSRENENWFVAYSGFDVPVSPKQDSVWTVLAVTPSRRALHGLRAIRRVLIVWNIGLLIASISVALIVSNSLSLPIEKLTRYTQNVKDLSQLQPAPRNSHIWELDYLGTVIERMLRGLEKNSNDLRKAWQDAQTANQLKNEFLANTSHELRTPLNGIIGSIGILKDGLCDSKEEEREFLDQANKAAMHLLSVIEDILSIAKIEAGTLKMSIAPVDLRSVLHDVLEMQVFQAKQKGLLIVRPELLAPLMVEVDHFRFKQVLLNVISNAIKFTDKGTIDIQITTDESTQTAPKNCDHLSHRTLVSNAELCMPPKPWVKIMIKDSGIGIDPQHLPKLFKPFVMVDGSHTRSYEGTGLGLAISQNFMRLMQGDITLSSEGIGRGTTVTIVIPRLVREVNLEEIDKVPQTIVSDRDVAEVSTR